DNA from Dietzia lutea:
GTCGCCGGCACCGGTGCTGTCCTCTGGCCTGGCCACACTCGCGGTCCAACTGAGCTCCTGCCAGACCGCCCGCAACCGGTGGCTCCCCGCCTTCGCCACCGGCACGATCGGCGCACTGGCCCTGGCAGAAGACGACGACCAGTGGTTCGCCACCACCCCGGCCACCCGCGCAGAACTCCTCAACGACGACACCTGGCGCCTAACCGGCCACAGACTCTTCGTCCAGGACGCCGAACTCGCCGACGTCATCGTGGTCACCGCCGCCACCACCCACGGACGCGGCCTGTTCCTCGCCCGCACCGACGACCCCACCGTCACCATCACCCCGATGCCCACCATGGACCCGTCCCGCGGCCAGGCCACCGTCCACTTCGACGCCACCACCGCCGACCGTCTCGACACCCACACCCCCGACCTCGTCGACACACTGCACGACCACGCCCTGGTAGCACTCGCCGCCGAACAATGCGGAATCGCCGAACACGCCCTCGACCTCTCAGTCACCTACGCCCGCGAACGCCACCAATTCGGCCGCCCCATCGGCTCCTTCCAAGCCGTCAAACACCACTGCGCCGACATCCTCGTCGACGTCGAACGCATGCGCTCCATCACCCAACACGGCATCTGGGCCATCCAAACCACACACCCCGAACGCACCACCATCGCCGCCGCCGCCCAAGCCATCTGCTCCGAAAGCGCCGTCACCACCACCCTCACCGCCATCCAAATCCACGGCGGCATCGGCTTCACCTGGGAACACGAACTACACCGCTACACACGCCGCGCCAAAACCAACGAAACCTACCTCGGACAACCCGCCACCCACCGCAACCGCATAGCCGACCACATCACCACCTAAACACCAGACCCACCCGCAACCCAGGCCACACACCGGCTCAACACAGTACGAAACTCCATCGAGGACCAACTGCCTCGATCGACCCGTTCAAGATCTTCGACCCCGAGATCCTGGATATCGAAGCGGCCACGACAATGCCCGAGGGTGAAGTAACACACCGTGCCCTCCCCGAACGATCTCGTATAGAGCACAGGCTGCCGCGCAATAACCGCACGAGCGTCTACGAAACCGGGGCAATCCCCGACATAATCGGCGTGCAGGATCACGTCCAGGTCTCCCGCCACCTCACTGACGTATAACTCGTCCGAGACCGTGAACGGACCGATTCCTTCGATCAGCGGGTGACCAGGATCGGACACCTCGACTCGATACGGAACGATTGGAGGGTGGCCCCGGAACTTACTGCCGAGCAGGTGAGCTATCCCAAGCTCCGGCGATGCGGAGAAGCGCCCCCCGGGTTCCGAAGGTGGATCGATCGCGGCGTTGGTCGCATGCAGAGCGAGCCACCGTCCCCCGCGAGCCAAGAAATCCGCTAGTTCCGCCTGCTGCGTCGGGTCCGGACGCACGTCGCACGTGTAGGTCACAAGTACGTCGGCGCCCGGCAGTGCGCCGTTCGTCGCATAATCCTCGAACACTCGCGTCCGCACGTGCTCGTGCTCCCCGAGCATCGTCAGCACACCGAGGCGGGCGTAGTCGAAGTCGTGCCACCGACCACCGCACACGAACACCGCGTCCAAGCGACCTGCCGGCCCAGCCATCAGCGGCCGTTCACGCGGATGAGGGAGTCGTCGATGTTCCTGTCGATCGGTCGCGGCGCGGCCGCCGCCGCCTGGCGGGCATCCGACGACAGCACCCAGTCGACCGAGTTACCCACCAGGCGTGCGTAGTCGTCGTTCAGCAACGTGCCTCCGCCGTCACCGGGCAGCAGTGTCACCACCGGACTACTGCCCGCGGTGGTGCTCCACCCAAGCAGATCACTTGGCACGGGGCAGCACCACCCGTCACGCTGTGGCCGCCGCAAGACCGCGTCGAACGCCGACCGGTAATCGGAAGTCGGTGGCACACTCTCCAGTCGCACGAGCGGGTGGACGTCGTCCTCGAACACGACGGCCGCGTACAACTCGTCCTCGAGTTCGAGGGACTCGACACCCGCGGTCACGGGGTGAGACTCGTCGACGACACGCGCTCGAAACCGGCCGTGGTAGTACCCGGAATCCTCGTGGGCGCGGCCGCGGAGGCGGGCCGGACGGTAGTGGAATCGACCACCAATCGCGTCGGCCCAGCCCGGCCAGGCCGGCCATCCCGCAAGGGCGTGATGCAACACGACGAGACCGGTACCGGCCTCCAACAGGTCCGCGATGGCGTCGACCGTCTCCGGGCCGGGTCCGGCCGGGGTCGGCGCCGAGCCAAGGGACAGCGCAAGGCCCGGAAGGTCGTACATGAGGACCGCGTCGAAGTCCTGTGTAGTCCGATCCGCCAACTCCGCACCGAGATCCCGCGCCGCCCTCCTGACAACCCAGCCCCGCTCGGCTGCCAGTCGGTCGATAATCCGGGTGAACGACGCATCGTCGATCTTGTGTCCGCCGGTCAGCACGAGGACGCGGCGGGAACCCGTCATCGCCGACCCTCCGCCGCGGCCCTCGGATTCGCCGGACGCTCGATCAACTCGAGGGTGTGGCCGGCCGGGTCGCGGAGGAAGCAGATCGTGTTGCCGTTCGGTACCGCTACCGGCTCCGTCTGCGTCGCAGCGCCTGCCGTTTGCGCGCGTTCAAGCGTTGCGCGGAGACTCCGAACGTAGAGAGTGATGAAGTGGTGCGCGTATCCGCTCTCATCCTGGGTTGGGGGACGGTAACGACGGCCACCGCCATCGAAGAACTTGACGACGCTGCCGTCCGGTGCGGTGACCCAGATTAGGCGCCCTCCGTCGCCGAGGCCAAGGCCGTCGGTCATGGCGGTCGGCAGGTCGACCTCTCGGGTGACCTCGAAGCCGAGTACGTCACGGTAGAACGCCGCGCACGCACGGGCGTCCCCAACCACCATGGCCGTCTCGATCGACTCGGTGCTCATTCGGCCTCCACACAATCCTTGAGAAGTTCGGGCAGGCGCGCCCAGGCAGCCGGGGAGTCGATTCCCCGCCAGAAACTCGCGTCGATGATTACGGCGTCCATCCGATGTTCGCGGGATCGGTCCACCATCCGAAGCACGCCGTCCACTCCGTTGGGCTCGTCCTCTCCCCCGGGACGCTCGAGGAAGAGGCGCTGGTACACCTGCAGTGGATCGCGCCCCCGGGGTCGACGGGTGTTCATCTCGTCAACCAGCTCACGGTTCTGCGCCGGATCGCCGACCGGGTTCCAGATGTCGAATTTCGCGATCGTACGTTCGATCCCCCGCGGAGAAAGCATCCCCGATAACAGTGGTGGACGCGGTGAACGTACGGGCTTGGGATCGACGTCCGACCGTGGGATCGAGAAGAATTGGCCATGAAACTCGACTGGGTCGGGGCCCCAACAGGCCTCGAGCGCGTCTATCAACTCGTCACAACGCCGGCCACGTGTCCGGGGGTCGACATCCATCTGGGCGTGCTCCTCGTCAGACCACCCGACGCTGAAACCGGCAACCAACCGGCCATCCGACAGTAGGTCAACCGTGGCCAGGCTCTGTGCGAGTTCAACAGGCCGGTGATAACCGGCAACGAGGATGCTCGACCCGATTACGGGCCGTTCGGTCCATGCGGCCATAGCTGCCATCGTCTGAGTCGCCCCGAGGACTGAGCGGTATTGTTCGGGGACCGGACGTCCTTTGTGGCCCGCATAGGCGGACGCGACCTCGTAGGGGAAGAATAGGTGTTCCTGTACCCACAGTCCGCCGTACCCCAGCGCCTCGGCGGACTGGCAGAAGTCCTTGAGGACGGCTCGATCGACGTGTGGCCCCAGTTGGGGGACGGACAGACCGACCGGTGTCATATCAGTTCTCTTCAGCTGCCGCGACCGGGGAGAGGAGGGTGTCGCAGTTCTGTTCGGGGGTCTCGGCGACCTGACCGTGGCGAACCGCACCCTCGAGCGCAAGCATCAAGCTATTGCAGCTCAGGGTGGTGGTGAGTCGGATCATCGGTCCGTCTTCCGCCAGCGCGAGCGCCGCGGTCTGGCCGTCAACTCCGAACGCGTCCTGGAGAATGGGCTCGACCTCCGAGGCGTTTGCGGGATTCTGGACGAAGTCGATCGCCGATTCCATGGTCTCGCAGAACGCCTGTGCGGCATCTGGATTCTCGTCGAGCCACCGGGCGTTCGCGATCCAGCCAGCCTGCATCTGGTCGCTGATCTGGTCCGGTGCCTGTTCGGCCACGTCGAACACGACCTCTCCGCGATCACCGAGCATCTGCGTGAGGAACGGCCATGTCCACAGTAGATCGACTTGTCCGGTCTCAAGCGAACTCAGAGCCGCCTCGCCGACGCCGGTGGCGATAAAGTCTAGATCGTCGGAGCTCAAGCCAGCCTCCTCGATGATGTCGAGGGTCCAGAAGTGGACGGCTCCCTGCAGTACCGGTACGCCGAAGGACATACCCTTCCACGATCGCACGGCCTCCTTCCAGTCCTCGCCGTCCGCGATTGCGGGTGCACCGCCGGCCGCGCGCACGATCGACCCCCATTGC
Protein-coding regions in this window:
- a CDS encoding acyl-CoA dehydrogenase family protein; translation: MLAELTEDQKEIRDLVRTVLATRPIGGTGELSLPEQARADWATLAEELGVGALLVPEDHDGLGLGFAEFCAILTECGRALSPAPVLSSGLATLAVQLSSCQTARNRWLPAFATGTIGALALAEDDDQWFATTPATRAELLNDDTWRLTGHRLFVQDAELADVIVVTAATTHGRGLFLARTDDPTVTITPMPTMDPSRGQATVHFDATTADRLDTHTPDLVDTLHDHALVALAAEQCGIAEHALDLSVTYARERHQFGRPIGSFQAVKHHCADILVDVERMRSITQHGIWAIQTTHPERTTIAAAAQAICSESAVTTTLTAIQIHGGIGFTWEHELHRYTRRAKTNETYLGQPATHRNRIADHITT
- a CDS encoding ABC transporter substrate-binding protein — translated: MKRSVFGSLVVALSVFATAGCGGSEGGADGGPGGGAQIVLGLQPTADHLPAHVALERGMFEEAGLDVTTVPMTGAGTVVTALSNNSIDVVDQSPIVAAKYNQDGGEARLFCGTTDRQWGSIVRAAGGAPAIADGEDWKEAVRSWKGMSFGVPVLQGAVHFWTLDIIEEAGLSSDDLDFIATGVGEAALSSLETGQVDLLWTWPFLTQMLGDRGEVVFDVAEQAPDQISDQMQAGWIANARWLDENPDAAQAFCETMESAIDFVQNPANASEVEPILQDAFGVDGQTAALALAEDGPMIRLTTTLSCNSLMLALEGAVRHGQVAETPEQNCDTLLSPVAAAEEN
- a CDS encoding ThuA domain-containing protein; the protein is MTGSRRVLVLTGGHKIDDASFTRIIDRLAAERGWVVRRAARDLGAELADRTTQDFDAVLMYDLPGLALSLGSAPTPAGPGPETVDAIADLLEAGTGLVVLHHALAGWPAWPGWADAIGGRFHYRPARLRGRAHEDSGYYHGRFRARVVDESHPVTAGVESLELEDELYAAVVFEDDVHPLVRLESVPPTSDYRSAFDAVLRRPQRDGWCCPVPSDLLGWSTTAGSSPVVTLLPGDGGGTLLNDDYARLVGNSVDWVLSSDARQAAAAAPRPIDRNIDDSLIRVNGR
- a CDS encoding VOC family protein; translation: MSTESIETAMVVGDARACAAFYRDVLGFEVTREVDLPTAMTDGLGLGDGGRLIWVTAPDGSVVKFFDGGGRRYRPPTQDESGYAHHFITLYVRSLRATLERAQTAGAATQTEPVAVPNGNTICFLRDPAGHTLELIERPANPRAAAEGRR
- a CDS encoding ThuA domain-containing protein, which encodes MFVCGGRWHDFDYARLGVLTMLGEHEHVRTRVFEDYATNGALPGADVLVTYTCDVRPDPTQQAELADFLARGGRWLALHATNAAIDPPSEPGGRFSASPELGIAHLLGSKFRGHPPIVPYRVEVSDPGHPLIEGIGPFTVSDELYVSEVAGDLDVILHADYVGDCPGFVDARAVIARQPVLYTRSFGEGTVCYFTLGHCRGRFDIQDLGVEDLERVDRGSWSSMEFRTVLSRCVAWVAGGSGV
- a CDS encoding TIGR03619 family F420-dependent LLM class oxidoreductase — encoded protein: MTPVGLSVPQLGPHVDRAVLKDFCQSAEALGYGGLWVQEHLFFPYEVASAYAGHKGRPVPEQYRSVLGATQTMAAMAAWTERPVIGSSILVAGYHRPVELAQSLATVDLLSDGRLVAGFSVGWSDEEHAQMDVDPRTRGRRCDELIDALEACWGPDPVEFHGQFFSIPRSDVDPKPVRSPRPPLLSGMLSPRGIERTIAKFDIWNPVGDPAQNRELVDEMNTRRPRGRDPLQVYQRLFLERPGGEDEPNGVDGVLRMVDRSREHRMDAVIIDASFWRGIDSPAAWARLPELLKDCVEAE